In Etheostoma spectabile isolate EspeVRDwgs_2016 chromosome 20, UIUC_Espe_1.0, whole genome shotgun sequence, the following are encoded in one genomic region:
- the LOC116669870 gene encoding pleckstrin homology domain-containing family G member 3 isoform X3, which translates to MPEGSQCALHQGPMGEESPQLSSPLSTSEHDHANIDLGSDCYSRLCMEPLDGERERPLSLSSTLSSGSSRDSHSLFGSTVALPSSTTPPVQSEEDIDLELSPAESTGEQAGDRSPTLICTRGRWQERLEPRVISNQWNNNTTSNRKASGKIPHIPAPPVVTHAMAPNPKLTYVDRVVMEIIETERMYVKDLRSIVEDYLAHIIDMSNLPIRPEQVCALFGNIEDIYEFNSELLQSLDMCENDPVAIAQCFVNKSEYFEIYTQYCTNYPNSVAALTDCMRSKTLAKFFSDRQAALKRALPLGSYLLKPVQRILKYHLLLQEIARHFDSDEEGYEVVQEAIDTMTGVAWYINDMKRKHEHAVRVQEIQSLLINWKGPDLTTNGELVLEGTFHVLRAKNTRTLFLFEKMLLITKKRGEHYVYKIHILCSTLMLLDSAKDPLLFSVIHFKHPKQPHTVQTKSVEEKRLWAHHIKRLILENHNTIVPLKAKDAILDNSNYPGKYHYSPERLKKAESCQTDDFHLKGQNGRRRSEPAKQILRSTRAVLKHAESEGALLGERCSLQPVTSVSTLASTLCGPRAESPCVEDVISRRDSLEQLSPTDSDLKLDSSPSEGGQELEKEEEAEEGESYKEDILMGDDQVADFASSVLAAISCWHYKARALLSSHFTTDDQISDTAELKTIQREEIETPRQEEKHVDVAVKETPATQVNAEELCPLDCVSQARTSDQLDVHYTQCHESPVYSLQQESNTPEPQDTSRETGEEDEGENDSSVLQVEETSVLTNGELSEEEEEVLSDNKSILPSSVLNQASVIAERFISSLSRRSSLVSEDLGSLAYPSPSIDNDVFKSPSACMDFEEQTQILASSCLEPQVTSEAYFSTPAHDPALNALIGGELRSTLSKQDRLLIRKIRRYYEHAEHQDANFSIKRRESLSYIPAGLVRHLSRQLNSVPQEQAVPVHKKGLSQNRPTSWSVFDLPGLEKIRNTDTHQKTEPQRPVEVKARSQSITDSSSTEDEVRLSSEIHKVLQDMKMEEESQDVLQMADEQLDDSRLEAIQDISSDTSDVKTSKQPPPILEESELSNASDGSSISSPTTTFPAVGGSCQDSEDHGHVNHGQLPKINSFRTSIDEDQILQDMGKMKSKVFQLARQYSQRIKNNRPMIWQRNRERANQQGLKTMPAVNEEKMQLKKKGKPNLRLSLKTCNQAVIHEECSLSPGQTPSTDASSQSPVPWPQSPPPETDTFHWPDVQELRIKYTDNSHSSKVTRSCTVPNGMLECCANRCNGCSQKYNSASDLHKALTDCPRTQSETVYKERCPVVEDWTKPQLQPLLYRWSSLDHMLGSLTLHEVPNLQEPVRSCYTASQVSLITKETDKLQDVDSVFQGGLDCATKSAAPVSGKLTESNLVKSLREKFQSLTTSS; encoded by the exons ATGCCAGAGGGGTCCCAGTGTGCTCTCCACCAGGGCCCAATGGGGGAAG AATCTCCTCAGTTGTCATCGCCCCTCTCCACCAGTGaacatgaccatgcaaacattGACTTGGGCTCAGACTGTTACAGCCGACTATGTATGGAGCCATTGGACGGAGAGCGTGAACGTCCGTTGAGCCTGTCGTCCACCCTGTCCTCTGGTTCATCCCGTGATAGTCACAGCCTTTTTGGGAGCACCGTAGCCCTTCCTTCCTCCACCACCCCACCCGTACAGAGCGAGGAGGACATTGATTTGGAGTTGAGCCCAGCCGAAAGCACCGGAGAGCAGGCAGGGGACCGAAGTCCCACCCTCATATGCACCAGGGGCCGCTGGCAGGAACGGCTGGAGCCCAGGGTGATCAGCAACCAGTGGAACAACAACACCACCTCTAACCGGAAGGCAAGTGGTAAAATACCTCACATCCCCGCCCCGCCTGTTGTCACTCACGCCATGGCGCCCAACCCAAAGCTGACCTATGTGGATCGTGTTGTCATGGAGATCATTGAAACAGAGCGCATGTACGTCAAGGACCTACGCAGCATTGTGGAG GATTACTTGGCTCACATTATTGACATGAGTAACCTCCCCATACGGCCAGAGCAAGTGTGTGCCCTGTTTGGAAACATAGAAGACATCTATGAGTTCAACAG TGAACTGCTGCAGTCCTTAGATATGTGTGAGAATGACCCTGTGGCCATCGCTCAATGTTTTGTAAATAAG AGTGAATACTTCGAGATATACACTCAGTATTGCACCAACTATCCCAA CTCGGTGGCAGCACTGACTGACTGCATGAGGAGTAAAACTTTGGCCAAGTTCTTTAGCGATCGACAAGCTGCTCTGAAGCGCGCCCTGCCTTTGGGATCCTATCTGCTAAAGCCGGTGCAGAGGATCCTGAAGTATCACCTGCTACTTCAG GAAATTGCAAGACACTTTGACTCTGACGAGGAGGGCTATGAGGTTGTTCAGGAGGCCATAGACACCATGACCGGAGTGGCCTGGTACATCAATGATATGAAGAGGAAACACGAACATGCTGTCAGAGTGCAG GAGATACAGTCTCTTCTGATCAACTGGAAGGGTCCCGACCTGACCACCAATGGAGAACTGGTGCTGGAGGGCACCTTTCATGTCCTGCGGGCCAAGAACACCCGTACACTCTTCCTCTTTGAAAAGATGCTCCTTATTACCAAGAAAAGAGGGGAGCACTATGTCTACAAGATCCACATCTTA TGCTCCACCCTAATGCTACTTGACAGTGCGAAGGATCCCCTTCTCTTCAGTGTCATTCATTTCAAGCATCCCAAGCAACCCCATACGGTGCAG ACCAAGTCAGTAGAAGAGAAGCGTCTCTGGGCCCATCACATTAAGAGGCTGATTCTTGAGAACCACAACACCATCGTCCCACTGAAG GCAAAAGACGCCATCCTGGACAATTCTAACT ATCCAGGGAAGTACCACTATAGTCCTGAGAGGCTGAAGAAAGCAGAGTCCTGCCAAACTGACGACTTCCATCTCAAAGGGCAAAATGGGAGAAGGAGatcag agcCTGCAAAACAAATCCTAAGGAGCACAAGAG CTGTTTTAAAG CATGCAGAGAGTGAGGGTGCACTGCTGGGGGAGAGATGCTCCCTTCAGCCAGTTACTAGTGTCAGTACACTGGCCTCCACTCTATGCGGACCCCGGGCTGAGAGTCCATGTGTGGAGGATGTCATTTCCAGAAGGGACTCTCTGGAGCAGCTAAGTCCTACTGACAGTGACCTGAAACTGGACTCTTCACCCAGTGAGGGGGGGCAGGAGCtggagaaggaagaggaagcaGAGGAGGGGGAGAGTTACAAGGAAGATATACTGATGGGAGACGACCAGGTAGCCGACTTTGCCAGCTCAGTGCTGGCAGCCATCTCCTGCTGGCACTATAAAGCCAGGGCTTTGCTTTCTTCTCACTTCACAACG GATGATCAGATCAGCGATACGGCTGAACTGAAAACTAtacagagagaggagatagaAACTCCCAGGCAGGAGGAAAAACATGTTGATGTGGCTGTGAAAGAAACTCCTGCCACACAG GTCAATGCAGAGGAGCTGTGCCCTCTAGACTGTGTCTCTCAAGCAAGGACGAGCGATCAGCTGGACGTGCATTACACCCAGTGCCACGAGTCTCCTGTCTACTCTTTGCAACAAGAATCCAACACACCAGAACCTCAGGATACATCAAGAGAAACTGGAGAGGAAGATGAAGGCGAGAATGATTCCTCTGTTCTCCAAGTGGAGGAGACGAGTGTACTGACAAATGGGGAGCTctcagaggaggaagaagaggtgCTTTCAGACAATAAAAGCATCTTACCTTCCTCTGTGTTGAACCAGGCAAGTGTGATAGCTGAGCGCTTCATCAGCAGCCTCTCCAGACGGAGCAGTCTGGTCTCAGAGGACTTGGGTTCCCTCGCCTACCCCTCACCCTCAATAGATAATGACGTCTTCAAAAGCCCCTCAGCTTGCATGGACTTTGAGGAACAGACCCAAATTTTGGCCAGCTCTTGCCTAGAGCCACAGGTGACCTCAGAGGCTTACTTTTCAACGCCTGCACATGATCCTGCACTGAATGCCCTCATTGGAGGGGAACTCAGGTCCACTCTCTCTAAACAAGATCGTCTCCTCATCCGCAAGATCAGAAGATACTATGAGCACGCTGAGCACCAAGATGCTAACTTTAGCATCAAGCGCAGGGAGAGTCTCTCCTATATCCCAGCAGGTCTGGTCCGGCACCTGAGCCGACAGCTTAACAGTGTTCCTCAGGAGCAGGCTGTCCCAGTCCACAAGAAAGGCCTCTCTCAGAACCGCCCCACTTCCTGGTCTGTGTTTGACCTTCCTGGCTTGGAAAAGATTCGAAACACTGACACTCATCAAAAGACTGAACCACAGAGACCAGTGGAGGTCAAGGCTAGATCTCAGAGCATCACAGATTCCTCTAGCACAGAAGATGAGGTCAGACTCTCGTCAGAAATTCACAAGGTTCTGCAAGACATGAAAATGgaggaggagagccaggatgtcTTGCAGATGGCAGATGAGCAACTTGATGATTCAAGATTAGAAGCAATACAGGATATCAGCTCAGACACTTCAGATGTTAAAACCAGTAAACAACCACCTCCTATTTTAGAAGAGTCTGAGTTAAGCAATGCTTCAGATGGTTCCTCCATCTCATCCCCAACTACCACCTTTCCCGCAGTGGGAGGATCCTGTCAGGACTCTGAAGACCATGGCCATGTAAACCATGGCCAACTACCCAAGATTAATAGCTTCCGGACAAGTATTGATGAGGACCAGATCCTACAAGACATGGGAAAGATGAAAAGCAAGGTGTTCCAGCTGGCACGTCAGTACAGTCAGCGCATCAAAAATAACAGACCAATGATCTGGCAGAGGAACCGAGAAAGAGCAAATCAACAGGGCTTGAAGACTATGCCTGCTGTCAACGAGGAGAAGATGCAATTAAAGAAAAAGG gtaAACCCAACCTGAGATTGTCCTTAAAGACTTGCAATCAGGCGGTCATCCACGAGGAGTGTTCTCTGAGCCCGGGCCAGACCCCCAGTACTGACGCAAGCTCCCAGAGCCCAGTTCCCTGGCCACAAAGCCCACCGCCAGAGACAGATACCTTCCACTGGCCTGACGTACAGGAGTTGCGCATAAAATACACAGACAACTCCCACTCCTCAAAAGTAACCCGTAGCTGCACAGTCCCAAACGGGATGCTGGAGTGCTGTGCAAACAGGTGTAATGGCTGCTCACAGAAGTACAATAGTGCCTCTGATCTTCACAAAGCTCTGACAGACTGTCCGAGGACACAGTCTGAAACGGTATACAAAGAAAGGTGTCCTGTGGTAGAGGACTGGACAAAACCCCAGCTTCAGCCTCTACTGTACAGGTGGAGCTCCTTGGACCACATGCTTGGGTCTCTTACCCTCCATGAAGTACCGAACCTTCAGGAACCTGTGAGAAGCTGCTACACAGCCAGTCAAGTGTCTCTGATAACAAAAGAAACTGACAAACTACAAGATGTGGACAGCGTTTTTCAAGGGGGCCTAGACTGTGCCACAAAGTCTGCTGCCCCGGTTTCAGGGAAGTTGACAGAAAGTAATCTTGTGAAAAGCTTACGAGAGAAATTCCAGAGCTTAACCACAAGTTCATGA